A window from Gossypium raimondii isolate GPD5lz chromosome 7, ASM2569854v1, whole genome shotgun sequence encodes these proteins:
- the LOC105794143 gene encoding zinc finger CCCH domain-containing protein 55 → MDLCDTTNILFGKIKVLDPENASKIMGYILIQDLADMDLLRLAFGPETLLQSLVFKAKAHLGLSSSTFSTQLNPISRPNSSNNSQNPLPPLSPSIIPRNGFLEFSKKVPSWSPASSPKSSPFLSYENIRSGSLLVTSKTGDSSTDLIDENQMSDYFSFLNDSSSSRNEDFIGHRRSFSESDACFGTVEEAGGFGGLVGGYKPCLYFARGFCKNGDNCKFSHGLGGLADNVDINGVVFGSPSKMDLLYHQQEEMMRMRAAAHQQRFAAAQLVAGVSSPLPYEKKMNLLLQQQTEAQRAAALMFGEEICKFPQGRAEREFFAMGLTEKANSASKQIYLTFPADSTFKDEDVSNYFSMFGPVQDVRIPYQQKRMFGFVTFVHPETVKHILARGNPHYICDSRVLVKPYKEKGKVPDKKQHLPERGNFSSCSSPSGLDSREPYDPHVGAKMFYNASEMMLRREFEEQADLQHAIELQRRRFVNLQLPDFKNDGIHHHQRSLSVGGSVSLPAYSHASQNVHLSDSIKQEGSEVNGGNTAAAPPVTVNAAEEEEVNSACVQKGGVGHTQDQECSNPKGCHKSSLEHALPDSPFASPEKSTESHLSEFPAATGNPNLCAMSSSENDPLLLATSTSGMTSI, encoded by the exons ATGGATCTTTGTGATACAACCAACATTTTGTTCGGTAAAATCAAGGTTTTAGACCCAGAAAATGCTTCTAAAATCATGGGTTACATCCTTATCCAGGACTTAGCAGACATGGATTTGTTGCGTTTAGCCTTTGGTCCTGAAACCCTTTTACAGTCACTTGTTTTCAAAGCTAAAGCTCACTTAGGACTTTCTTCAAGCACTTTCTCTACTCAGTTGAACCCAATCTCAAGACCCAACAGCTCTAACAATTCCCAAAACCCACTTCCTCCATTGTCTCCCAGTATCATTCCGAGAAATGGGTTCTTAGAATTTTCGAAGAAGGTGCCTTCATGGTCTCCTGCTAGTAGCCCAAAATCAAGTCCCTTTCTTTCTTATGAAAATATCCGCTCTGGGTCTCTCTTAGTTACTTCAAAGACTGGGGATAGCAGTACTGATTTAATCGATGAGAATCAAATGAGTgactatttttcatttttgaatgaTTCTTCCTCTTCTAGGAATGAGGACTTTATTGGCCATAGAAGGAGTTTTTCAGAAAGTGATGCATGTTTCGGAACAGTTGAAGAAGCCGGCGGATTTGGTGGTCTTGTGGGTGGTTACAAGCCTTGTCTTTATTTTGCTAGAGGCTTTTGTAAGAACGGTGATAATTGCAAGTTTTCGCATGGCCTTGGTGGTTTAGCTGATAATGTTGATATTAATGGTGTTGTTTTTGGTTCACCTAGTAAAATGGACCTTCTTTATCACCAGCAGGAGGAAATGATGAGAATGAGAGCAGCTGCTCATCAGCAAAGATTCGCTGCTGCTCAGTTGGTGGCTGGTGTTTCTTCTCCATTGccttatgaaaaaaaaatgaatcttCTGTTGCAACAGCAAACTGAGGCCCAGAG AGCTGCTGCATTGATGTTCGGTGAAGAAATTTGCAAGTTTCCCCAGGGCCGAGCTGAGAGGGAGTTTTTCGCAATGGGATTAACAGAAAAGGCTAACTCAGCTTCAAAACAGATTTACCTGACTTTTCCAGCTGATAGTACATTTAAAGATGAAGATGTTTCTAACTATTTCAG CATGTTTGGACCAGTGCAAGATGTGAGGATCCCATATCAGCAGAAGCGGATGTTTGGCTTTGTAACTTTTGTCCATCCTGAGACTGTGAAGCACATTTTGGCCCGAGGAAACCCCCATTACATTTGTGATTCACGCGTGCTTGTTAAGCCCTATAAGGAAAAGGGAAAAGTTCCTGACAA GAAGCAACACCTGCCAGAGAGAGGGAACTTTTCTTCATGTTCAAGCCCTTCAGGGCTTGACTCTAGAGAGCCATATGACCCTCATGTTG GGGCAAAGATGTTCTACAATGCTTCGGAGATGATGTTGAGAAGGGAATTTGAAGAGCAAGCTGATCTCCAGCATGCTATTGAACTGCAGAGGAGAAGGTTTGTGAACTTGCAACTTCCAGACTTCAAGAATGATGGCATTCATCATCACCAGCGCAGCCTATCTGTTGGTGGTTCTGTTTCCTTGCCTGCTTATTCCCATGCCAGTCAAAATGTTCATCTATCTGACAGCATTAAACAAGAAGGTTCAGAAG TCAACGGTGGTAATACAGCTGCTGCTCCTCCTGTAACCGTGAATGCTGCTGAGGAGGAAGAAGTGAATTCAGCTTGTGTTCAGAAAGGCGGAGTTGGGCATACCCAGGACCAGGAGTGTTCCAACCCGAAAGG ATGTCACAAGAGTAGCCTAGAGCATGCGCTTCCTGATAGTCCGTTTGCTTCCCCTGAAAAGTCTACTGAAAGTCACCTCTCTGAGTTTCCTGCAGCAACTGGAAATCCGAATTTATGTGCAATGTCATCTTCCGAAAATGATCCTTTACTACTCGCCACTTCTACTAGTGGCATGACTTCCATTTAA